One uncultured Caproiciproducens sp. DNA segment encodes these proteins:
- a CDS encoding bifunctional 4-hydroxy-2-oxoglutarate aldolase/2-dehydro-3-deoxy-phosphogluconate aldolase — MDMREIIKSRPLLAIMRNVPLEKTLDYAGAVIKGGVTFFEVALNSANALEQIGMLRQKFGDKAMFGAGTAITVDLAKVALDAGAQFLLSPSTNEDVLSYCSDNDIYFLPGVLTPTDVAVCLRYGFKTMKLFPAGDMPRSYVKSLKGPFNDTEYVAIGGVHPENLQEFFHAGCIGAGLSSNMMPKEVVASGDWEKGSAYVANILAKLK, encoded by the coding sequence ATGGATATGAGGGAGATCATAAAAAGCCGGCCATTGCTTGCAATTATGCGCAATGTGCCGCTGGAAAAAACGCTGGATTACGCCGGGGCGGTTATAAAAGGCGGCGTAACTTTTTTTGAGGTGGCGCTTAACTCCGCCAACGCACTTGAACAGATCGGCATGCTGCGGCAGAAATTCGGAGACAAAGCGATGTTCGGCGCGGGCACCGCGATTACGGTTGACCTTGCAAAGGTGGCACTTGACGCGGGCGCGCAGTTCCTGCTTTCCCCATCTACAAATGAGGATGTTCTTTCCTACTGCTCAGATAATGACATCTATTTTCTGCCCGGCGTACTGACTCCCACGGATGTGGCTGTCTGCCTGCGCTATGGCTTCAAAACAATGAAGCTTTTTCCCGCAGGGGATATGCCGCGAAGCTATGTGAAAAGCCTGAAGGGCCCGTTCAACGACACCGAATATGTAGCAATCGGCGGCGTTCATCCGGAAAATCTGCAGGAGTTCTTTCACGCCGGTTGCATCGGCGCCGGGTTGAGCAGCAATATGATGCCCAAAGAGGTCGTCGCCTCCGGGGATTGGGAAAAGGGCTCTGCTTACGTGGCGAATATACTTGCAAAGCTGAAATAA
- a CDS encoding TRAP transporter small permease, with product MSSIKKINTVTMRAFEMLLAILGTMMVTVVVGNVFCRYLLHTTIPWAEELARFSFIWVTFIGTVLANDKTEHMQLDFIVNAFPKKISKFLSLIALLVVMVLLGFLIRGGIQYTMTQWDWMTSALHARAGLVYSIAPISMLIMEFQFIARFISGIIHFKD from the coding sequence GTGAGTTCAATCAAAAAAATCAACACGGTCACAATGAGAGCGTTCGAGATGCTCTTGGCTATTCTTGGCACTATGATGGTTACGGTAGTGGTAGGCAATGTTTTTTGTCGTTATCTATTACACACTACTATCCCGTGGGCGGAAGAACTGGCTAGATTTTCTTTCATTTGGGTAACCTTTATCGGCACGGTGCTGGCAAATGATAAAACCGAGCATATGCAGCTCGACTTTATCGTTAACGCTTTTCCTAAAAAAATAAGTAAATTCCTATCGCTGATTGCCCTGCTTGTGGTAATGGTTCTGCTGGGCTTTCTGATTCGGGGCGGCATACAGTACACGATGACACAGTGGGACTGGATGACATCTGCGCTTCACGCGCGTGCCGGTTTAGTTTACAGTATTGCTCCCATTTCCATGCTTATCATGGAATTTCAGTTCATAGCGCGGTTTATCAGCGGTATCATTCATTTTAAAGACTAA
- a CDS encoding TRAP transporter large permease → MLAIFLISLFGLVCLGVPVGFSLVGTAVFMMLAQNNIVFLKLAQSFITGVDSVPLLAIPFFMIAGEIMNKGGISRRIVTFTKVMLGHHRGGLGYVGVVASMVFAGITGSAVADTTAIGSVMLPMMKETGYDDKKSTSVICASGCIGPIIPPSTQMIIYGVIAECSISKLFAGGIIPGILMGFSLMGLWFFHARKAKYPVGTKATFSERIKAFKEAILAIMLPVFIIVCILTGVATATETAAIAVVYALIVSMFVYKEMSIKEWPSLIIYACRGTAVMMFVVGAANVAAYLVTTASIPQLLAQAVLSLTNNPYMFMLLVNVLLVLVGCVMDSGPAIMILAPILLPIVRQFGIDPVYFGVVMVCNLCIGLLTPPVGNVLYVGVSLGKIKLFDLIKAMWPFVAIMYVVLFIITFFPKLVMFIPNLLG, encoded by the coding sequence ATGTTAGCCATTTTTTTAATTAGCTTGTTTGGCTTGGTATGCCTCGGGGTTCCTGTAGGATTTTCCTTGGTTGGAACCGCCGTATTCATGATGTTGGCACAGAACAATATAGTCTTTCTGAAATTAGCGCAAAGCTTTATTACAGGTGTTGACAGCGTTCCGTTGCTGGCCATCCCGTTCTTCATGATTGCCGGAGAAATTATGAATAAAGGAGGCATCTCGAGGAGAATCGTCACCTTTACAAAGGTTATGCTGGGGCATCATCGCGGCGGTCTCGGCTATGTTGGCGTAGTTGCTTCAATGGTATTCGCCGGAATCACCGGCAGCGCGGTAGCCGACACCACTGCAATCGGCAGCGTCATGCTACCGATGATGAAAGAAACCGGCTACGATGACAAAAAAAGCACCAGTGTAATATGTGCTTCCGGGTGTATCGGTCCAATCATTCCGCCCAGTACGCAGATGATCATTTACGGCGTTATTGCCGAATGTTCCATCTCTAAGCTGTTCGCCGGCGGTATTATTCCCGGCATTCTAATGGGATTTTCTTTGATGGGCCTATGGTTTTTTCACGCCCGCAAAGCAAAATATCCCGTCGGTACGAAAGCCACCTTCAGTGAAAGAATCAAAGCGTTTAAGGAAGCGATCCTGGCTATTATGCTTCCGGTTTTCATCATTGTTTGTATTCTCACCGGTGTTGCAACGGCCACCGAGACTGCTGCAATTGCTGTCGTGTATGCACTGATTGTATCGATGTTCGTTTATAAAGAAATGAGTATCAAAGAATGGCCCAGTCTCATCATCTACGCTTGCCGCGGTACCGCGGTCATGATGTTTGTGGTGGGTGCGGCGAATGTGGCGGCTTACCTGGTCACCACCGCTTCAATTCCGCAATTGCTGGCTCAAGCCGTTCTGTCGCTGACAAATAATCCTTACATGTTCATGCTTTTAGTCAATGTCTTACTGGTACTGGTCGGCTGTGTTATGGACAGCGGCCCCGCTATCATGATTCTTGCACCGATCCTTCTCCCTATTGTAAGGCAGTTTGGTATAGACCCTGTCTATTTTGGAGTGGTCATGGTCTGCAACCTTTGCATAGGTCTGCTGACTCCTCCGGTCGGAAACGTGCTTTACGTCGGAGTCAGTTTGGGTAAGATTAAACTTTTTGATCTAATAAAAGCAATGTGGCCGTTTGTGGCTATTATGTACGTTGTTTTGTTTATCATTACATTTTTTCCGAAACTTGTTATGTTCATACCGAATCTTTTGGGATAA
- a CDS encoding TRAP transporter substrate-binding protein, with amino-acid sequence MTKKLVSLVLATSVAMSMLAGCGGLGNNITPASAAQSQAASQSSAAGNAKLTIKLSNGASASSPGVVAQNSTFKKLVEEASNGTIAVQVYSDNQLGDDTKGTEAVRAGDLEMCNTSTAPLVGLVPELAIFDIPFLFNNSEVADKVIDGDIGKMLNEKLAEKGLINLAWNENGFRDLTNSKKAVTSPSDLAGLKIRTMENQFHLEAWKDMGANPTPMSWTEVFTALQQHTIDGQENPIPNFYAAHIQEVNKYVTLTHHIYSPFLLLYSKAKWDTYDAATQKIISDAAAQYSKAERELNRTQAETLQKKLVDEGCTVTELTDAQKQVFKDKTASVWDSVKAKVGDDMITKLKAAVKTAEG; translated from the coding sequence ATGACTAAGAAACTCGTTTCCCTAGTACTTGCCACAAGCGTGGCAATGAGCATGCTCGCAGGCTGCGGCGGCCTTGGAAACAACATAACTCCTGCCTCTGCGGCGCAGTCCCAGGCGGCATCCCAAAGTTCTGCTGCCGGCAATGCAAAACTGACCATTAAGCTGTCTAACGGCGCCAGCGCGAGTTCCCCGGGCGTAGTGGCACAGAACAGCACCTTTAAAAAACTGGTGGAGGAAGCTTCTAACGGCACGATTGCCGTTCAAGTTTATTCCGACAATCAACTTGGCGACGACACCAAGGGAACCGAAGCTGTTCGTGCAGGAGACCTGGAAATGTGCAATACCTCCACTGCACCGCTAGTTGGTCTTGTTCCTGAACTCGCTATCTTTGATATTCCCTTCCTGTTCAATAACAGCGAAGTTGCTGATAAAGTTATTGACGGGGATATCGGCAAGATGCTCAACGAGAAGCTGGCAGAAAAAGGTCTTATCAATCTTGCGTGGAACGAAAATGGATTCCGCGACCTGACCAACTCTAAAAAAGCAGTTACATCACCGAGCGATCTTGCAGGACTCAAGATTCGCACGATGGAAAATCAGTTCCATCTGGAAGCATGGAAAGACATGGGCGCCAATCCGACTCCGATGAGCTGGACCGAGGTATTCACAGCACTTCAGCAGCACACCATTGACGGTCAGGAGAACCCGATTCCGAATTTCTATGCCGCCCACATTCAGGAAGTCAACAAATACGTCACCCTTACACACCACATCTATTCTCCTTTCCTGCTGCTCTATTCCAAGGCAAAGTGGGACACCTATGATGCGGCTACCCAGAAGATTATCAGTGATGCAGCAGCACAATACTCTAAGGCAGAGCGCGAACTGAATCGCACACAGGCTGAAACACTGCAGAAAAAGCTTGTAGACGAGGGCTGCACAGTAACAGAGCTGACTGACGCTCAAAAGCAGGTCTTCAAAGATAAGACCGCATCTGTTTGGGACAGCGTCAAAGCAAAAGTCGGCGACGATATGATCACGAAGCTTAAGGCTGCTGTTAAAACTGCTGAAGGCTAA
- a CDS encoding galactitol-1-phosphate 5-dehydrogenase — protein sequence MKGIVYEGPNKLNYQDVPDVSPKQGEVKLRVKACGICGSDVHGYLGLTGRRLEPMMMGHEFAGEVVELGAGVTGRQIGEKVAVYPVDFCGTCEMCKKGDVHLCLNKRAFGVLDVDGAFAEYICVPAKCCFTVKDDVPYAIGSLMEPLAVSYRGVGHAGDLSGKNVLLVGTGTIGLLALACVKMKNPRKIFVSDLSDSRLEVARSMGADVLINPSKQNFKEIIFANTDGKGVDVAIEAVGATPTVQQAMSALAFGGTAVWIGNNKPMVEINMQEIVTRELTVHGSFLYGYEEFKTVVGLLNEGKLNVAPLISKEISLAQAPEYFYKLAHDPGEMIKVVVVGH from the coding sequence ATGAAAGGCATTGTATACGAAGGTCCAAATAAATTGAATTATCAGGATGTTCCTGATGTTTCCCCAAAACAGGGCGAAGTGAAACTGAGGGTCAAAGCCTGCGGCATCTGCGGCAGCGACGTACATGGCTATCTGGGTTTGACCGGGCGGCGGCTTGAACCTATGATGATGGGCCATGAGTTCGCAGGCGAGGTCGTGGAGCTGGGCGCGGGTGTAACCGGCCGCCAGATCGGCGAAAAGGTTGCGGTTTACCCGGTCGATTTCTGCGGAACATGCGAGATGTGCAAAAAAGGTGATGTCCATCTGTGTCTGAATAAACGCGCCTTTGGCGTTCTGGATGTTGACGGCGCGTTTGCCGAATATATCTGTGTGCCGGCCAAATGCTGTTTTACAGTAAAGGACGATGTTCCTTATGCAATAGGCAGTTTAATGGAGCCGCTGGCTGTCTCTTATCGCGGAGTGGGGCATGCCGGGGATCTGAGCGGTAAAAATGTTCTTCTGGTGGGAACAGGCACAATCGGTCTTTTGGCACTGGCCTGCGTAAAAATGAAGAATCCCCGTAAAATCTTCGTTTCCGATTTGAGCGATTCCCGCTTAGAGGTCGCACGCAGCATGGGAGCAGATGTACTTATCAATCCCAGCAAGCAGAATTTTAAAGAAATCATTTTTGCGAACACCGACGGCAAAGGTGTGGATGTGGCGATTGAAGCGGTGGGCGCGACCCCGACAGTACAGCAGGCAATGTCAGCGCTGGCATTCGGCGGAACGGCAGTCTGGATCGGCAATAACAAACCAATGGTAGAGATCAACATGCAGGAGATTGTAACCCGCGAATTGACGGTTCATGGTTCTTTCCTCTACGGCTACGAGGAGTTCAAAACGGTTGTGGGATTGCTCAATGAGGGCAAGCTTAATGTTGCCCCTCTTATCAGCAAAGAGATCTCACTTGCACAGGCTCCGGAATATTTCTATAAACTGGCGCATGATCCGGGCGAAATGATCAAAGTGGTTGTCGTAGGTCATTAA
- a CDS encoding FadR/GntR family transcriptional regulator, with the protein MKIKPIVYQTISDQVFEQMKQQILQGTWKPGQKLPSENDLAASFEVSRITVRQAMQKLAILGLIDTRSGEGSYIKEASLSPIMNGIMPIAYLGDNDIRQVLEFRQMVEVETAGFAAEKATPEEIAQLRALYNEMKKIEIEKDRQQFAKLDLDFHFKIAEMTKNELIIATHNILREILSTAMEQIVDHLGSDIGIYYHGKLLEAIEARDVKQTKDIMREHVQKTLESMCSK; encoded by the coding sequence ATGAAAATTAAGCCGATTGTCTACCAAACAATAAGTGACCAGGTGTTTGAGCAAATGAAACAGCAAATTTTACAGGGCACTTGGAAACCGGGACAGAAACTGCCCTCCGAAAATGATTTGGCAGCCAGTTTTGAGGTGAGTCGAATTACGGTGCGGCAGGCAATGCAGAAATTAGCAATACTCGGACTGATTGATACCCGTTCCGGTGAGGGTTCGTATATTAAAGAAGCAAGCCTTTCCCCAATCATGAACGGAATTATGCCAATAGCCTATTTAGGCGATAACGATATCCGACAGGTACTTGAATTTCGGCAGATGGTGGAAGTTGAAACCGCAGGCTTCGCCGCCGAAAAGGCAACACCGGAGGAAATTGCTCAGCTGAGAGCGCTCTACAATGAGATGAAGAAGATTGAAATAGAAAAAGACCGGCAGCAATTTGCCAAGCTTGATTTGGATTTCCATTTTAAGATTGCGGAGATGACCAAAAATGAACTGATTATTGCTACCCATAACATTTTAAGAGAAATACTGAGCACCGCTATGGAGCAGATTGTAGATCATCTCGGAAGCGACATTGGCATCTACTATCATGGAAAACTGCTGGAAGCAATAGAAGCACGGGACGTTAAACAAACAAAGGACATCATGCGGGAACATGTACAGAAAACGCTGGAGAGTATGTGCTCCAAATAA
- a CDS encoding transketolase: MTNQDTVKKIEKLAINIRRDVVNMIGGEGHVGHLGGSCSSADIVAALYGHKMKFDPKNPQWEGRDKFIYSKGHAAIAQYAALAETGYFPVEELNTCKKLGSRLQGHPDRCKTPGIEAGTGSLGQGLSIANGMALAMRLDKKGNKVYCIMGDGEMDEGQIWEAAMAAANFKIDNIVGIVDKNCLQATGACANRFNTDPLPEKWKSFGWHVIEIDGHNVEQILAAFEEADTVKGMPTVIIAHTTKGKGISFAENVVGFHNGSLTKEQYETALKELDSQFAAL, translated from the coding sequence ATGACAAATCAGGATACAGTTAAAAAGATTGAAAAACTGGCAATCAATATCCGTCGTGATGTTGTCAATATGATTGGCGGAGAGGGGCACGTCGGCCATTTAGGCGGTTCATGCTCCAGTGCCGACATTGTAGCCGCACTTTACGGACATAAAATGAAATTCGATCCGAAGAACCCGCAGTGGGAAGGCCGCGATAAATTCATTTACAGCAAAGGCCATGCCGCGATTGCACAGTACGCTGCACTCGCAGAAACCGGATATTTCCCCGTTGAGGAACTAAACACCTGCAAAAAACTCGGCTCCCGGCTGCAGGGCCATCCCGACCGCTGCAAGACTCCCGGCATTGAGGCGGGCACCGGTTCGCTGGGCCAGGGCCTCTCCATTGCCAACGGTATGGCACTGGCAATGCGCCTTGACAAAAAGGGAAATAAAGTCTACTGCATCATGGGCGACGGCGAGATGGACGAAGGTCAAATCTGGGAAGCCGCTATGGCGGCCGCCAATTTCAAGATTGACAACATCGTTGGTATCGTTGATAAGAACTGCTTACAGGCAACCGGCGCCTGTGCTAACCGCTTCAACACGGATCCGCTGCCGGAAAAATGGAAAAGTTTCGGCTGGCATGTCATTGAAATTGACGGCCACAATGTGGAGCAGATTCTTGCTGCGTTTGAAGAAGCGGATACCGTCAAAGGCATGCCGACTGTTATTATTGCACATACCACCAAAGGCAAGGGCATTTCTTTTGCTGAAAACGTGGTAGGTTTCCACAATGGCTCTTTAACCAAAGAACAGTATGAGACCGCGCTGAAAGAACTGGATTCACAGTTCGCAGCTTTATAA
- a CDS encoding transketolase C-terminal domain-containing protein — MTKTQSQRLAYGEEIVALGAENSNVVALEADLGKSTMSCLFQQAYPDRYFEMGIAEQDMLSTAAGLAASGKIPFCSTFAVFATGRAYDQIRQTISIGKLNVKLCGSSSGLSDFGDGSTHQDIEDVALMSVIPNMTVLTPCDATETRQAVRMAAAIDGPVYIRVVRNDLPDYIGEEDKFEIGKLRVLNEGSDVAIFAQGSMVSASMKAAELLKAQGISAKVVNVSTMKPFNYAGVAEIAKSVKAVVTTEEHNFIGGLASAVALSLRTSCVPMDYVAVQDVFGQSAYGAQELLEHYGLTAENIADKAKNLL, encoded by the coding sequence ATGACAAAAACACAAAGCCAGCGTTTAGCATACGGCGAAGAAATCGTCGCACTGGGCGCCGAAAATTCAAACGTAGTCGCTCTTGAAGCGGATCTTGGCAAATCTACCATGTCCTGCCTGTTCCAACAGGCATATCCCGACCGCTACTTCGAAATGGGTATTGCAGAGCAAGATATGCTCTCAACGGCTGCCGGGTTGGCTGCCAGCGGGAAAATTCCGTTTTGCAGCACTTTCGCAGTTTTCGCCACCGGCAGAGCTTATGATCAGATTCGTCAGACAATCTCTATTGGAAAGCTTAATGTAAAACTCTGCGGATCTTCTTCGGGCCTCTCTGATTTTGGCGACGGCTCTACCCATCAGGATATTGAAGATGTCGCGCTGATGAGCGTAATTCCGAATATGACGGTGCTGACCCCCTGCGACGCTACTGAGACACGTCAGGCGGTACGTATGGCCGCTGCAATCGACGGCCCGGTATACATCCGCGTTGTCAGAAATGATCTTCCCGATTATATCGGTGAAGAGGATAAATTTGAAATAGGGAAACTGCGTGTGCTGAATGAGGGTTCCGATGTTGCAATCTTCGCGCAGGGCTCCATGGTCAGCGCCTCCATGAAGGCTGCTGAACTTTTAAAAGCACAGGGGATCTCTGCAAAAGTGGTCAATGTTTCCACAATGAAACCATTTAATTATGCAGGCGTGGCGGAAATCGCAAAATCTGTCAAGGCGGTGGTTACCACTGAAGAACACAATTTTATTGGCGGCCTTGCTTCTGCCGTTGCACTGTCCCTGCGGACATCCTGTGTACCCATGGATTATGTCGCAGTACAAGATGTCTTTGGCCAGTCGGCCTATGGTGCGCAGGAACTCCTGGAGCATTACGGACTGACCGCAGAAAATATTGCAGATAAGGCAAAAAATC